Sequence from the Nocardiopsis sp. YSL2 genome:
GTCTCCGCCGCCCTGGTCGGCACCGGCCGCCGCGCGGTTCCGGACACCCCCGACCTGCCCGCCACCCCGGCGGACGTGCCCGCCCGCGCTCTGCTGGACCGCGCCGTCCTGGCCGCGGTGCGCCGAGACGCCGGGTACGCACCCTCCGCCCGCACGCCCGTCACACCGGACGAGGACCCCGAACGGCCCGAGGTCGGCGCCGCCGCCGACCGCCGCCTGGCCGAGATCCTGGCCTCCCGGCCCGAGCTCCTCCCGGAGTGGCTGCGCCTGGCCGCGGACTCCGGTCTCAGTCCCGCTCGCGCCACCGTGCCGACCCTGCTGGACCGGGGCGTGGGCGACAGCGAGCTGCGGCCGATGATCGTGGCGGCGGTCGGGCCCCGGGCCCGGTGGCTGGCCCGGTTCAAGCCCGCCTGGTCCTACGCGAACGCGGTCCTCCTGCCCGGCGACCGCTACCGGGAGCGCGACTGGACCCACGGCACTCCGGGCGAGCGCCGCCACGCGCTGGCCGCCCTGCGCGCCACCGACCCCGCCGCGGCACGCGAGCTGCTCGCCGAGGCCTGGCCCGGACTGCGCCAGGCCGACCAGCGGCGCCACCTGCTGGAGACCCTCGCCACGGGACTGGGAACCGACGACGAACCACTGCTCGACCGCGCGCTGGACGACCGGAGCGCCAACGTGCGCGGACAGGCCCTGGCCCTGCTCACCCGGCTGCCCGACAGCGCGCACGCCCACCGGCTGCGCGGCTACGTCCGGGAACTCGCGCGCACCGACGAGCGGGGCGGCATCGCCGTGGGCCCGGTCGGCCCCGACCGGCGCGACATCCTGCGCGACCTCACCCTCGTGGTGACCGGCCGTGAGCCCGATACCGCCGCGACACGGGCCGAGCGCGCCTCGACCCTGGTCACGCACGCGCCGCTGGACGTGTGGACCGATCTGTTCGGCCAGACGCCCGACCGGATCGTCGCCCGCCTGGACCGCGCCGACGAGACCCGGCTGCGCGAGACGTTCGCCGGAGCGGCCGGGCTCCAGGGTGACGCCGCCTGGGCCCGCGCCCTGCTCCGGGCGATCGGCACCGGGCTGGTCGATCCCCGCTCGCGCCACTACCGCGACCGCGGCGCGCTCCAGCTCGCCGGACTGTTCGCCGCGCTCTCCCCGGACGAGCGCTGCCGCGCGCTGCTGGACGCCGCCGACGACGACACCACGCTGCTGGCCCTGGACCAGGTGATCCGCACGGTGCCGGGCCCGTGGTCGCCGGAGCTGTGCGACTGGGTCGTGCGGCGCCTGCACCGGCCCCTGAAGCGTAAGAGCGACATCTCGGGCTTCCGGGTGTTCTGCTTCGTGGCCGCCGAACACCTGTCCCCCGACCTCCACACCGCACTCCCCGACCGCCCGCCCGGCGGCGACGACACCGCCGCCGAGGCGCCCTACCTCCGGTTGCGGGACACCCTCCGATTCCGACACGACATGACCCGGGAGCTCTAGTTGTCCACTTCCACTGACGCCGGCACCCCCTCCCACCCGTCGCCCACCACCACCCTCAACGGAGACCTTCGGCCCAGCCCCTCTGCTGCCCTTCGCCCCCACGCCGAGCAGACCTACGCCACCGAGCTGGCGGCGCTCGCCGAGGCCGACGACCGCCAGCGGCCCCCGGGCTGGAAGCTGTCCCCGTGGGCGGTCACCCAGTACCTGCTGGGCACCACGATGGACGACGGTACCGAGATCACGCCCAAGTACATCGGCTCCCGCCGGGTCGTGGAGGTCGCCGTCGCGACGCTGGCCACGGACCGCGCGCTGCTGCTGATCGGTGTGCCCGGCACCGCCAAGACCTGGCTGTCGGAGCACCTGGCCGCCGCGATCGCCGGCGACTCGACCCTGCTGGTGCAGGGCACCGCGGGCACCTCGGAGGAGGCCGTCCGCTACGGCTGGAACTACGCCCGGCTGCTCGCGGAGGGGCCCTCCGAAGCCGCCATGGTCCCCAGTCCCGTGATGAACGCGATGGCGCGCGGGTCGATCGCACGGATCGAGGAGCTCACCCGCATGCCGTCCGACGTCCAGGACGGGCTCATCACGGTCCTGTCGGAGAAGGCGCTGCCCGTCGCCGAACTGGGCGTGGAGGTCCAGGCCCAGCGCGGGTTCAACGTCATCGCCACCGCCAACGACCGCGACCGCGGCGTCAACGACCTCTCCAGCGCGCTGCGCCGCCGCTTCAACACGGTGGTGCTGCCCGTCCCCGACAGCGCGGAGGACGAGGTCCGCATCGTCACCCAGCGCGTGGAGCAGCTCGGCCGCTCGCTGGACCTGCCCGAGGTCCCCACCAGCCTCACCGAGATCCAGCGCGTGGTCACCGTCTTCCGCGAGCTGCGCTCGGGGGTGACCGAGGACAACGGCACCAAGGTCAAGTCGCCCAGCGGCACGCTGAGCACCGCCGAGGCGATCTCGGTCATCACCAACGGCATCGCCCTGGCCGCCCATTTCGGTGACGGCCTGCTGCGGCCGGCCGACGTCGCCGCGGGCATCCAGGGAGCGGTGGTGCAGGACCGCGTCTCCGACGGCGTGGTGTGGCGCGAGTACCTGGAGACCGTGGCGCGCGGCCGCGAGGGCTGGAGCGAGTTCTACCGCGCCTGCCGCGAGGTGAGCGCCTGATGCCCCGACTGGACACCGGTGGACTGCACGTCCTGGGCGTGCGGCACCACGGCCCGGGCTCGGCCCGGGCGGTCCGGGCGGCCCTGGAGGAGATCAAGCCGGACGCCGTGCTGATCGAGGGGCCGCCCGAGGCGGACGCGCTCACCTCCCTGGTGGGAGAGCTGGAGCCGCCGGTCGCCCTGCTGGCCTACCTCGCCGACACCCCCAAGGGCGACACGCCGAGGGCGGGCGACGAAGCGGGAGGTGCTGCGGCCGGAGGCCGTCCGTTGAGGGTGGCGGCGGGCGACGAAGCGGGAGGCGCTGCGGCCGGAGGCCGTCCGTTGAGGGTGGCGGCGGGCGACGGGTGGGCGTTCTGGCCCTTCGCCTCCTTCTCCCCGGAATGGCAGGCGCTGCGCTACGCCGTCGAGCACGACGTCCCCGTGCGCTTTTGCGACCTGCCCGCCGCGCACACCCTGGCCGAGCGGGTGGCCCGCGCCGAGGCGCGGGCGGAGGCCGAGCAGGAGAAGGACGGACCGGGCGAGGAGCACCAGGAGCAGGACCGGGAGAAGGCTCCGAGGCAGGACGAGGAGGAGGCTCCGGGGCAGCAGGCCCCATCCGCGGCCGAACGGTCCGCCGACCGGGTCCGGGTGGATCCGCTGGGCGTGCTCGCCCGGGCCGCGGGCTACGACGACACCGAGCGCTGGTGGGACGACGTCATCGAGCAGCGGCGCGACGACCAGCCGTCGCCGTTCCCCGCGATCGCCGACGCCATGGCGGCCGTGCGCGCCGAGACGGGACCGGAGCGGGGCCGGGAGGCGCGCCGGGAGGCGTACATGCGCCAGACCCTGCGCAGAGTGCTCAAGGAGGGGCACGACCGGGTCGCCGTCGTCTGCGGGGCCTGGCACGCCCCCGCCCTGCGCGACGTGAACGACTACCCGATCAAGGACGACACCGCGCTGCTGCGCGGACTGCCCAAGGCGAAGGTCAACGCCACGTGGGTGCCGTGGACCCACGGGCGGCTGGCGGCCGACAGCGGCTACGGCGCGGGGGTGTCCTCCCCGGGCTGGTACCACCATCTGTTCACCGCCCCGGACCGGCCGGTGCACCGCTGGCTCACCGACGCCGCGCGCCTGCTGCGCGAGGAGGGGCAGGCGGTCTCCTCCTCGCACGTCATCGAGGGGGTACGGCTCTCGGAGACACTGTCCGTCCTGCGCGGGCGGCCGCTCGCGGGGCTCGACGAGGTGTCCGAGGCGCTCACCTCCGTCCTGTGCGAGGGCGAGACCGCCCGCGCGGCGCTCGTCCACCGCCGGATGGCGATCGGCGAGCGCATGGGCGCCGTTCCGCCCAGCACGCCCATGGTGCCGCTGCAGCGCGACCTCACCGCCGCCCAGAAGCGGCTGCGGCTCAGGCCCGAGCCCTTCGACCGCGAACTCGATCTCGACCTGCGCAAGGAGAGCCAGCGCGAGCGCGGTGTGCTGCTGCACCGGCTGCGCATGCTCGGTGTGGCCTGGGGCGTGCCCCGCCACACCGGCGGCGGGCGGCGCGGCACGTTCCGGGAGGCCTGGCGCCTGCGCTGGGAACCCGACATGGACGTCGCGCTGATCGAGGCGAGCCGGTGGGGCACCACTGTGGCCTCGGCCGCCGCCGCCCGGGCGGTCGACCTCGCCGCGGACGCCGACCTGCCCGCGCTCACGGCCCTCACCGAGCAGTGCCTGCTGGCCGAACTCGGTGACGCGCTGCCGCACGTGCTGTCCCTGCTCACCGACCGCGCCGCCACCGACAGCGACGTCACCCACCTGATGGCCGCGCTCCCGGCGCTGGCGCGCTCGGCCCGGTACGGCGACGTGCGCGGCACCGACGGCGGCCACCTGCGCGCGGTCGCCGAGCAGATCCTACGGCGGGTGTGCGTGGGGCTGGCCCCGGCGGTGCACGGGCTGGACGACGACGCGGCGGCCGAGTTCGTCCGGCGCATCGACCACACGCACGACGCGGCGTCCCTGCTCGGCGGCGACGCGGCCGACGAGTGGACGAGCGCGCTCGTCGCCCTGTCCCGGCGGGACACCCTCCCGGGGCGCATCGCCGGACGGATCAACCGGATGCTGTCGGACGGTGGGCTGCTGTCGGCCGACGAACTGCGCCGCCGGCTGGGCCTGGCGATGTCGCCGGGGACCGAACCCGCCGACGCCGCCGCGTGGCTGGAGGGGTTCCTGCAGGGCAGCGGGCTCATCCTGGTCCACGACGAGCAGCTGTTCGGGCTCATCGACACCTGGCTGCTGAGCCTGCCCGAGGAGCGGTTCACGGCGGTGCTGCCTCTGCTGCGGCGCACGTTCGGCGCCTTCGACGCCCCGGAGCGGCGCGCGATCGGCGAGGCGGCCGCCCGGATCGGCGGGTCGCCGCGGCCCGACCACTCCGTGTCCGAGCGCCGCCTCGTCGACGCGGACCGGGCCGCGCCCGCCGTGGCCGCGGCACTGGCCGTCCTCACCAACGGAAGGAGCCACGCGTGAACGCCGTGGACGAACGGGAACGCCGCTGGCGCCTGGTGCTGGGCCGCGAGGCGCAGTGCGGGGGCGGGCTGACCAGCGCCGACCAGGGCATGGACGCCGCCCTGGAGGCCCTGTACAACCGGGGCGACGGCGCTTCCGGCAGCGCGGACGGCCGCCGCTCCGCGGGCCTGGGGGCGTCCGCCCCGCGGGTGTCGCGGTGGCTGGGGGACATCCGGGAGTACTTCCCGACCTCCGTCGTGCAGGTCATGCAGAAGGACGCCATGGAGCGGCTCGGTCTGCACCGGCTCCTGCTGGAACCGGAGATGATGGAGGCCGTCGAACCCGACGTGCACCTGGTGGGCACGCTGCTCTCGCTCAACCGGGTGATGCCGGACGAGGCCCGCGAGTCCGCCCGCGCGGTGGTGCGCACGGTGGTCGACGACCTCGAACGCCGGGTGGCGCAGAAGACCCGCTCGGTGGTGCGGGGAGCCATCGACCGGTCCTCGCGCACGACCCGGCCGCGCCGGGTGGCCGACATCGACTGGAACACCACGATCCGCCGCAACCTGGCGCACTACCTGCCCGAGCACAACACGATCGTGCCGCAGACCCTCGTGGGGTACGGGCGGCGCAGCCGCGGGGTGCAGAAGGGCGTGGTGCTGGCGATCGACCAGAGCGGATCGATGGCCTCCTCCGTCGTGTACGCGAGCGTGTTCGGTGCGGTGCTGGCGTCGATGAGCGCGCTGCGCACCTCACTGGTGGCCTTCGACACCGCGGTCGTGGACCTGACCGAGGAGCTGACCGACCCGGTCGAGGTCCTGTTCGGCACCCAGCTCGGCGGCGGTACGGACATCAACCGGGCCATCGCCTACTGCCAGGGTCTGATCACCAAGCCCAACGACTCGGTGTTCGTGCTGATCAGCGACCTCTACGAGGGCGGCGTCCGCGCGGAGATGCTCAAGCGCGTGGCCGCGATGAAGTCCGCCGGCGTGCAGGTGGTGGTCCTGCTCGCCCTGTCCGACGAGGGCGCGCCGTTCTACGACCGCCAGAACGCCGCCGCCCTGGCCGAGATGGACGTCCCGGCCTTCGCCTGCACCCCGGACGCCTTTCCGGAGCTCATGGCCGCCGCCATCCAGGGCCTGCCGCTGACCGCCTGGGTCGACCACCACCAGGACGCCTGACCGAAGGCGCGGAAGGGGCCGCGCCGACCGGCGCGGCCCCATCCGCCTGGTGCTCAGCCCGTCGCCGGGCAGGGATCGTCGAGTGTGTCGACCGGGGTGAGGGTGACCGAGAACCGCGGCACCCGGGTGACACCCTCGTCCCGGTCCCACAGCAGGTCGACGTCTTTCGCGCCCTTGAAGTACAGGACCGGCCGGTCCGTCGTCAGCGGTGGGCCGACACGGATGACGGGGGCCTCACCCGGATCGACGCACACCACCGTCGGCTCCACACCGCTGTGGAATCGGGCCTCGCCGCCCTCGGTCCGGTAGGCCTCGACATGGGCCTCACCCCCGGCGGTGTCCTCACGCAGTTGGTCCGTCAGCGCGCCCAGCACGTGGACGAGGACGAGAAGGACCGCCATCAGCCCGATGAGGAACGGGGCGACACCGAGACTGAGCAGGTGAAAGTGCCGGACCAGTCCGAACAGGCCGAGTGAGACGACCACGGCCTGGATCACCCGGGGCGCGCTCTCGGTCGTCGCCGCGAAGCGGCTGATCCCCGAGAGCGCCACCTCGTTGGCGCCGATGCCGAAGGCGTCCAGGTACACGGTCAGGCTGAAGTCGCCCAACGCCAGCGCTGCGGGGATCGCCAGGACGGTGATGACCAGCGGGAACCAGGTGTTGGCCAGGCTCTCCGGGATCCGGATCACGACCTGCCACGCGCCGTACAGACAGGGAACGGCGATCCACACGGTGAACATGGTCGTGAGGGTGGCTTCTCCGGCGCGCCACGCGACGAACAGCAGGACGCCGCACACCAGCAGGAACGCGCCGAGCACCACGGCGCCCAGCACCGGGTGGTGGTCGGAGGAGTGGACCCGGTCAGGGAGACCGACGACCGTGAGCGAGTCCGCCGGCCCGGCCTCCGGGTGCCTGGCCGCGAACTCCGGCAACAGGGACCGGGCCTCCGCCAGGCTCTGCGCGTGGACCCGCCCCCTGGCCCGCCACCAGGTCAGCGCGAGGAGCAGGACGGCCGGTACCTTCTTCGCCTGCACGCGTGGCAGCACGAGGTAGGTCTGGGTGCGGGCCTGGCGGGGCCGCAGCCGTGCGGAGGTGATGATCCGCGCGTCGACTCCAGAACGGTCACGTGCCTTGCGGAACCCGACGGCGGCCGCCACGGTCGAGCCGAGGGCGGCACCGGAGACCGGGACGTGCACGTCGTAGTCCCGGTGTTCGGGTGTCGCTCCGACCTCACGGAACCGCCATGGCCGACCGCGCACCAGCGCGAGGAACGCCGCCGCCTGGGGTTGGGGGACGCGTACGCCGAGCCGGACCTCGTGGTCGTAGTGCCGGGGGAACTCGCCCTCCATCTCCTGGACCGGGGGGACCGGAGGGGGCGGAGGGGGCGGCGGGGGTTCGGTCGAAGAGCTTCCGCGACGGAAGAAGGACCACATGGGGGCGGGCTCCACTCGTCGGGTCGGCACGGACCGGCACCGGCCACCACGTGCTGGCAGGGTGGCCGATGTCCGGGGTGCCTAGTGGAGGTCGGTCTTGGCGGTGTCCAGGAAGGCCTGCCACTCGCCCGGGGTGAAGGCGAGGCTGCCGAGGTCTCTGTGCCTGGTGTCGCGGACAGCGGCCCCCGTCGCCCAGTCGGCCACCTCCACACACGCGGTCTGGTCGGCGCTGTAGCTCGCCTTCCTCCAGCTCGCCGCCGTCGGGATGATGGACTGACTCTCAGGTGTCATCGCTCGTCCTTCTACAGATCTCTGCGGATGTCCGACAGCAGCTTCCGCAACATGTTCCCGCCGACCCCGGCCAACCGAAGCTGGTTGAAGATCGCCTCGTGGTCGTGCAGATCCTCAGCACTTTCGAGGAAGAGGTTACTCCGGTAGCTCTCCACATAAACGGTCGAGAGTCCGGACATGGGCAGCTTCAGGATCATGAAGGTCGGTACCACCATCCCGATGTGGGCTCCGGCGACATGCGGGATGACCTGGAGGGTGACCTTGGGATGCGCGGACAGGTCCAGCAGGTGCGTGAGCTGCGCACGCATGACGTCCGGACCCCCGACCTGCTGACGCACCGCGCTCTCGCCGAGGATCACCCACATGTCGGGCCCGTCCTCTGACAGCACGCGACTGACGCGCTGTCGGCGAACCTCGATCTGCCGTTCGAGGTCGTCAGGGGTGACAGAGTTACTGACTCCCGTGATCACGGCGCGCGCGTAGTCCTCCGTCTGGAACAGACCCGTGACGACGGAACTCGTGTACGCCTCGATCTCCGAGGCGCTCGCTTCCAGCCCGATGAACGTCCCGTAGCGCTGTTGCAGGTCGTAGGACTGCCACCAACCCCGCTTGCCCGCTTGACGGCGAATCTGGATCAGGGCCTCGGCTTCTTGGGATGACAACTCGTAGTGCCTGGTGAGCTGCCGAAGCTCCTTCTCGCGAGGCACCCGTAGTGCGGCCTCCCAACGGCTCACGGTGGAGATGGTGACTTCGAGAATCCGGGCGACGTCGGTGATCGTGAGACTGTGCCGCTCCCGGAGTCGCTGGAGCTCCCTGCCCAGTTGCCACTGGGCCACGGTGGGTGTGGTGATTGGCATAAACGTCCCATCTAATTAGAGTTGCCAGTTAGCCTTGCCAATGAGATTACTCAGGGTCATACTCTAACTATGGCTGGTTCGCCCCGCTAGCACGGGAGTTCAGGGAGATCGACGTGCTGAGAACCGGCTGTTCTCGCTGGCAACGTGCCCTAAGACGAGGTGCGACGAAGCCCTGGCGGGTGCTGGTAACACCCCCAGGGCATGGTCGGCGGGTCAATTCGTGCAGAACTGAGGAGTCACCGACATGCCTGTTGTATCGCAGAGTCCGACGCCCGCCTACCCGGGGCGGCGCTGGGCAGCGCGCCTCTACCCCGGAAGGCCCGCGATCGCGGCCCGCGTCCGCGCCGACATGCGTGCGGACCTCGCCGAACTCGTCGGGATCCCCGACGACCTGGTCGACAGCACCGCCCTGTGTGCGAGCGAGGCGTTCGCCAACGCCGTCGCCCACAGCAGGTCCGGGCGGCCCGACGGGACGGTGATGCGCATCCTGTCCACGCCTGTCGTCACCACCTGGGAGACCACGCTCCGGTTGTCCGTCATCGACGACGGGCCCGTGGACTCCCGGCCGATGATCCCCGCCCAGCGCACGGCTGAGGAGTGGGAGGAGGCCGAACGTGGCCGCGGCCTGCTGCTCATCGACCACCTGGCCACGGAGTGGGGCACCCAGCGCTGGTCCGGTACCGGCACGCACAGTGTCCTCGGCACCGTGATCTGGGCGGAGTTCACCTATCCCACACTTCGGGAGACGGTATGACGACGGCGACGTCCGCCCCGGCCTCCGGTATCGCCCCGGACATGCGCCGAGTTCTGAACGCGCCCAGGGGGCGGCGATTCAGCCGTCCCACGCTTCCCTCGCGTCCCTCGGCCGCTCCTGCGGCCCCGCTCGCTTCGCTGGGCCGGACCCCGAGGGAACGCGCGCTCCTGGCTCAGATGCCCGACACTCCTCGGCTGCGACACCGGCTCGTCCACGGCGACCTGCCCCTGTGGATGGCCGAGGCCGAGCCCGCGGAACCCCGCCTCCAAGGGGAGTCCCGCCCGCGCAGGGAGCCCGACCCCGCTTCCCGGCCAGGTGACGGACCCGCACCGGTACCCGAACCCGTGCGCATTCCCCGCCCCAGGCGCGAGCGCCCGCCGCTCCCGCGCCGCTCGGACCGCCCCCGCCGCCCGGCGAGCCACCGCAGGCCCCGCAGCCGCCCCGTCGGCTGGCCGTGGGTCGGCTACGCCCTCGCCACTGCGGCCGGTACCCTCGTCCAACCCTTCATCGCGCTACTGGGCTGACTGTGAGCCAGCGTGGAGGCCGCACCAGCGCGAGGTGTTCGGTGCGGCCCAAGCCAGTTCCCTGCTCAGTCGCCGAGAACCCGAGCCAACTTCTGCGCCAGCCGTTCCTGCGGAATCTCTGTGTGCGGATGCCAAGCGTGGCCCCCGACCTCCTCGGCCTGGAGCTGAACGGACGACTCCTCGATCCGGTACAGGTAACGGAAGTCGAAGTGCCAGTGTTCGGGCTCGGCCTTCGCCGTGTTGGCTGGAATCCGGTGGATGTCCAGGTCGATCGGCCACGTCAAAGCCCAGAACGCCACACCGACTGCCGTGCAGGAAAACGGCACGAGTGCCGGGTCGGCCCGCAGAGCAATCTGCTGGTGCGGTCAGAATCCGGGCGCCCTCGCCTGCAGTGCTAGCCTCGCATGCACCATGGCGGCAATAGGAAACGCGTCCGAATCCGACGACCCCGCATGCGGCGCCTATCTGCCTCTGGAAGAGGCGGCATGGCTGTATCAGGCGGATCAGATGTGTCCGGAAGACCTGCCGATGACCGCTGCCCAGGCAATCGCGGCGGGTGTAGACACCCCCGCCCTGTGCGAGCTTGCCGGTCTGCCACGCCTTGCCGATCCTCGGTACATCCGCGACGCGTTTGAGCAGGCTCTCGCAGAATCGGGGATCGCGATACCCGATCACCACTTGGCCCGACGGTATGCGCTGCGAAGGCTGGCCACGAGATTCATCGCCGGGGAGGTAGCCCTCGCCGAATCGGCATCGGACGAGTGGTCGCAGGTAGAGGTCGAGACCGCTGAAGAGAGAGCATTCCTGGCGCTCCTCCCGCCATGCGCGTGTTGCATCGAGTACACACTGGGGCTTGAGGAGGCGGTGTGGGAAGCGCAGCTGCGGATCGCGGCCCGTGCCTTGGTCTCGAGCCGTACCGTCGGGCCGGGCCTTTGACGAGTGACATCAGCCAAGCGGCGCGGACCGGCTCGGTACAAGCATCGACGTGGCCCGCCTCACCCGGGAGA
This genomic interval carries:
- a CDS encoding ATP-binding protein encodes the protein MPVVSQSPTPAYPGRRWAARLYPGRPAIAARVRADMRADLAELVGIPDDLVDSTALCASEAFANAVAHSRSGRPDGTVMRILSTPVVTTWETTLRLSVIDDGPVDSRPMIPAQRTAEEWEEAERGRGLLLIDHLATEWGTQRWSGTGTHSVLGTVIWAEFTYPTLRETV
- a CDS encoding DUF5682 family protein, with translation MPRLDTGGLHVLGVRHHGPGSARAVRAALEEIKPDAVLIEGPPEADALTSLVGELEPPVALLAYLADTPKGDTPRAGDEAGGAAAGGRPLRVAAGDEAGGAAAGGRPLRVAAGDGWAFWPFASFSPEWQALRYAVEHDVPVRFCDLPAAHTLAERVARAEARAEAEQEKDGPGEEHQEQDREKAPRQDEEEAPGQQAPSAAERSADRVRVDPLGVLARAAGYDDTERWWDDVIEQRRDDQPSPFPAIADAMAAVRAETGPERGREARREAYMRQTLRRVLKEGHDRVAVVCGAWHAPALRDVNDYPIKDDTALLRGLPKAKVNATWVPWTHGRLAADSGYGAGVSSPGWYHHLFTAPDRPVHRWLTDAARLLREEGQAVSSSHVIEGVRLSETLSVLRGRPLAGLDEVSEALTSVLCEGETARAALVHRRMAIGERMGAVPPSTPMVPLQRDLTAAQKRLRLRPEPFDRELDLDLRKESQRERGVLLHRLRMLGVAWGVPRHTGGGRRGTFREAWRLRWEPDMDVALIEASRWGTTVASAAAARAVDLAADADLPALTALTEQCLLAELGDALPHVLSLLTDRAATDSDVTHLMAALPALARSARYGDVRGTDGGHLRAVAEQILRRVCVGLAPAVHGLDDDAAAEFVRRIDHTHDAASLLGGDAADEWTSALVALSRRDTLPGRIAGRINRMLSDGGLLSADELRRRLGLAMSPGTEPADAAAWLEGFLQGSGLILVHDEQLFGLIDTWLLSLPEERFTAVLPLLRRTFGAFDAPERRAIGEAAARIGGSPRPDHSVSERRLVDADRAAPAVAAALAVLTNGRSHA
- a CDS encoding DUF397 domain-containing protein, which encodes MTPESQSIIPTAASWRKASYSADQTACVEVADWATGAAVRDTRHRDLGSLAFTPGEWQAFLDTAKTDLH
- a CDS encoding helix-turn-helix transcriptional regulator, which codes for MAQWQLGRELQRLRERHSLTITDVARILEVTISTVSRWEAALRVPREKELRQLTRHYELSSQEAEALIQIRRQAGKRGWWQSYDLQQRYGTFIGLEASASEIEAYTSSVVTGLFQTEDYARAVITGVSNSVTPDDLERQIEVRRQRVSRVLSEDGPDMWVILGESAVRQQVGGPDVMRAQLTHLLDLSAHPKVTLQVIPHVAGAHIGMVVPTFMILKLPMSGLSTVYVESYRSNLFLESAEDLHDHEAIFNQLRLAGVGGNMLRKLLSDIRRDL
- a CDS encoding VWA domain-containing protein, translating into MNAVDERERRWRLVLGREAQCGGGLTSADQGMDAALEALYNRGDGASGSADGRRSAGLGASAPRVSRWLGDIREYFPTSVVQVMQKDAMERLGLHRLLLEPEMMEAVEPDVHLVGTLLSLNRVMPDEARESARAVVRTVVDDLERRVAQKTRSVVRGAIDRSSRTTRPRRVADIDWNTTIRRNLAHYLPEHNTIVPQTLVGYGRRSRGVQKGVVLAIDQSGSMASSVVYASVFGAVLASMSALRTSLVAFDTAVVDLTEELTDPVEVLFGTQLGGGTDINRAIAYCQGLITKPNDSVFVLISDLYEGGVRAEMLKRVAAMKSAGVQVVVLLALSDEGAPFYDRQNAAALAEMDVPAFACTPDAFPELMAAAIQGLPLTAWVDHHQDA
- a CDS encoding DUF5691 domain-containing protein — its product is MTTPPSDSWDRLVSAALVGTGRRAVPDTPDLPATPADVPARALLDRAVLAAVRRDAGYAPSARTPVTPDEDPERPEVGAAADRRLAEILASRPELLPEWLRLAADSGLSPARATVPTLLDRGVGDSELRPMIVAAVGPRARWLARFKPAWSYANAVLLPGDRYRERDWTHGTPGERRHALAALRATDPAAARELLAEAWPGLRQADQRRHLLETLATGLGTDDEPLLDRALDDRSANVRGQALALLTRLPDSAHAHRLRGYVRELARTDERGGIAVGPVGPDRRDILRDLTLVVTGREPDTAATRAERASTLVTHAPLDVWTDLFGQTPDRIVARLDRADETRLRETFAGAAGLQGDAAWARALLRAIGTGLVDPRSRHYRDRGALQLAGLFAALSPDERCRALLDAADDDTTLLALDQVIRTVPGPWSPELCDWVVRRLHRPLKRKSDISGFRVFCFVAAEHLSPDLHTALPDRPPGGDDTAAEAPYLRLRDTLRFRHDMTREL
- a CDS encoding AAA family ATPase yields the protein MAALAEADDRQRPPGWKLSPWAVTQYLLGTTMDDGTEITPKYIGSRRVVEVAVATLATDRALLLIGVPGTAKTWLSEHLAAAIAGDSTLLVQGTAGTSEEAVRYGWNYARLLAEGPSEAAMVPSPVMNAMARGSIARIEELTRMPSDVQDGLITVLSEKALPVAELGVEVQAQRGFNVIATANDRDRGVNDLSSALRRRFNTVVLPVPDSAEDEVRIVTQRVEQLGRSLDLPEVPTSLTEIQRVVTVFRELRSGVTEDNGTKVKSPSGTLSTAEAISVITNGIALAAHFGDGLLRPADVAAGIQGAVVQDRVSDGVVWREYLETVARGREGWSEFYRACREVSA